The proteins below come from a single Manduca sexta isolate Smith_Timp_Sample1 chromosome 3, JHU_Msex_v1.0, whole genome shotgun sequence genomic window:
- the LOC119189305 gene encoding uncharacterized protein LOC119189305 yields the protein MCTPSTSTARIMSETVTKVTAKDQPRVRSPAQSVRSTASVTTRLRLAELEAAEKMAAIKRKELELEAELVKKKLALDVSAIQDDAESVQGEQPEVDVNEWLRKNPLSSRGETGESREEPRTLRFDLPRARSPTPPRAPSDMEKLAVALERMARPRVRQVDLPTFSGAVNEWLPFKAAMQDTTKLYNVSAAENIQRLRSALKGEARDVVAALLHTATDPSTIMKTLEQCFGRPEVIIDRALDELRKTSKPGSTATELNNFAIKIQNVICVLRSMDRCEYLYNPLLTREVLEKLSPHIRSRWCDYAYENEGTADPEIVVLSRFLMREADRALKYTYAPSAGTSSAAKRELRPAIAIKRKASNVYTLEQEEKQECPACSEAHVLTQCPKYKALSVEQRWNLIKEKKLCFKCANSTHRRITCKAKLCGVEQCRRPHHSSLHQAEKKPENTEVRDKEQVLSVTPKTNVGARTVLLKMCPVVVAGPRGEVRTHALLDEGATVTLMDEDLAEKIGADGPTQALHLSGVNMAQKEKASKLVTVRIRGVTEDEPHSIRARTIKHLKLHQQTIPAVLMKLKHLRDLPEELCYERARPGILLGADHWEHIVSRELRVGGRNEPAASRTLLGWVVHGTLPRSVITKKENVLHIYEREHDGLHNLVEDHFKIEALGVTPEPRVSDADRRAIATLKTSIRKIDCGYEVGLPWRQDNTAMPPSYNAALRRLRQIEHKMDASPEFAREYTAQVNNLIEKGYAVRCDGSESSSPVCWYLPHFAVQNPNKPGKQRLVFDAAATSHGVSLNDHLLEGPDMLMSLPGIMFRFRESAVAVTADIQEMFLRIKIRAEDQSAQQFLWRGNDRTNPPQRFKMTSMIFGAASSPFMAHFVRNHNANVHAQLYPRAAEAITKYHYMDDLVASYDTPGEAHEAIEEMKTVHAAAGFTLRGWNSNDESVLRDVPQSCARISPRNWGEHQHSKILGLRWDPERDELGFNTAMSRVPKEVKRKCARPPREKPSVQSCRSTIHWDFSACTPFAPRSSFRTYGA from the coding sequence ATGTGTACGCCTTCGACGTCTACGGCGCGCATTATGTCGGAAACGGTGACAAAGGTGACGGCAAAGGATCAGCCACGTGTAAGATCGCCCGCACAGTCCGTTCGATCTACCGCCAGCGTAACAACAAGGTTGCGTTTGGCCGAACTGGAGGCTGCAGAAAAGATGGCAGCTATCAAGAGAAAAGAGCTCGAATTGGAGGCCGAGCTTGTAAAGAAGAAACTCGCTTTGGACGTGTCCGCCATTCAAGACGACGCAGAAAGCGTGCAAGGCGAACAACCCGAAGTAGATGTCAATGAATGGCTAAGGAAGAATCCACTTAGCTCTCGAGGAGAGACCGGTGAGTCAAGGGAGGAGCCGAGAACGCTGCGCTTCGACCTACCACGAGCGAGATCACCGACGCCTCCGAGAGCCCCGAGCGACATGGAGAAATTGGCAGTCGCACTCGAAAGAATGGCGAGACCTCGGGTGAGACAAGTAGATTTACCAACATTTTCCGGCGCAGTGAACGAGTGGCTTCCTTTTAAAGCCGCCATGCAAGACACTACGAAATTGTACAACGTGTCTGCCGCTGAGAACATTCAGCGACTAAGAAGCGCGCTGAAAGGAGAGGCGCGTGATGTCGTGGCCGCACTTTTGCATACGGCCACAGACCCGAGCACTATTATGAAGACATTGGAACAGTGCTTCGGACGGCCAGAAGTGATTATTGATCGTGCCTTGGACGAGTTAAGAAAGACGTCCAAGCCCGGCTCAACGGCGACGGAACTCAACAACTTCGCGATCaagattcaaaatgttatatgtgtGTTGCGGAGTATGGATCGCTGTGAGTACCTCTATAATCCACTTTTGACTCGTGAAGTGTTAGAAAAGTTGAGCCCGCACATACGATCACGATGGTGTGATTACGCCTATGAAAATGAAGGAACGGCTGACCCAGAGATCGTCGTATTGTCTCGCTTCCTTATGCGAGAAGCGGACAGAGCGTTGAAATATACGTACGCTCCGTCTGCGGGAACGAGCAGCGCGGCGAAAAGAGAACTCAGACCGGCCATCGCGATCAAGAGAAAGGCGAGCAACGTATACACACTTGAACAAGAAGAAAAACAAGAGTGTCCGGCATGCAGCGAGGCGCATGTGTTAACGCAGTGCCCTAAGTACAAAGCACTTAGCGTCGAACAGCGATGGAACCTGATCAAAGAAAAGAAGCTGTGTTTTAAGTGTGCGAACAGTACTCATCGGCGCATAACATGCAAAGCCAAGCTGTGCGGTGTGGAACAGTGTCGTCGTCCGCATCACTCATCGCTGCATCAAGCGGAAAAGAAACCGGAAAACACAGAGGTACGTGACAAGGAACAAGTATTGTCAGTGACGCCGAAAACGAACGTCGGCGCACGCACCGTGCTTCTGAAGATGTGCCCGGTCGTAGTCGCCGGTCCACGGGGGGAGGTGAGAACGCACGCTCTCCTCGACGAAGGTGCCACGGTGACATTGATGGATGAAGATCTCGCCGAGAAGATAGGTGCAGACGGCCCTACACAAGCACTGCACCTAAGCGGCGTTAACATGGCTCAAAAGGAAAAAGCCAGCAAGTTGGTGACGGTGCGAATTAGAGGTGTGACAGAAGACGAGCCACACTCAATACGAGCAAGAACAATAAAGCACCTGAAACTGCACCAACAGACCATTCCGGCAGTGCTTATGAAGTTGAAGCATTTAAGGGACCTGCCGGAAGAATTGTGCTATGAACGAGCGCGCCCAGGCATCTTATTGGGCGCGGATCATTGGGAGCACATTGTGTCGCGAGAACTGCGAGTTGGCGGCCGCAACGAACCGGCTGCATCAAGGACGCTACTCGGCTGGGTGGTGCACGGTACGTTACCACGTAGCGTcataacaaagaaagaaaacgtGCTTCATATATACGAGCGGGAGCACGACGGACTGCATAACCTCGTGGAAGATCACTTCAAAATAGAAGCGCTCGGCGTCACACCAGAACCAAGAGTGAGTGACGCAGATCGACGAGCCATCGCCACATTGAAGACGTCTATAAGGAAGATAGACTGCGGGTACGAAGTCGGCTTGCCGTGGCGACAAGACAACACCGCCATGCCGCCGAGCTACAACGCGGCACTTCGACGCCTGCGACAAATCGAGCACAAGATGGACGCCTCGCCTGAATTTGCCCGCGAATATACTGCACAGGTGAATAACCTTATAGAAAAAGGATACGCAGTGAGGTGCGACGGGTCAGAATCATCGAGCCCCGTCTGTTGGTACCTCCCTCACTTCGCGGTGCAGAACCCGAACAAGCCTGGCAAGCAGAGGTTGGTGTTCGACGCAGCGGCGACAAGTCACGGGGTGAGTCTGAACGACCACTTACTGGAAGGCCCTGACATGTTGATGTCTCTGCCCGGAATAATGTTTCGGTTCCGGGAGAGCGCTGTAGCAGTCACAGCGGACATACAAGAAATGTTCCTGCGAATCAAGATCCGTGCCGAAGATCAGTCAGCGCAGCAATTTCTGTGGCGCGGTAACGACCGAACCAACCCGCCGCAGCGATTTAAGATGACCAGCATGATCTTCGGTGCAGCGAGTTCACCATTCATGGCGCACTTCGTAAGGAATCACAACGCCAACGTGCATGCGCAGCTGTATCCCAGAGCAGCGGAGGCCATCACCAAATATCACTATATGGACGACTTGGTGGCCAGCTACGATACACCCGGAGAAGCGCACGAAGCCATAGAGGAAATGAAGACGGTGCACGCGGCGGCGGGATTCACTCTGCGCGGTTGGAACTCGAACGACGAGAGTGTGCTTCGCGACGTGCCCCAGAGTTGCGCTCGAATCAGCCCACGCAACTGGGGAGAACATCAACACAGCAAGATATTGGGACTGCGGTGGGACCCGGAGCGAGACGAGCTGGGATTCAACACAGCAATGAGCCGAGTCCCGAAAGAAGTAAAACGCAAGTGCGCACGCCCACCAAGAGAGAAGCCCTCAGTACAGTCATGTCGATCTACGATCCACTGGGACTTCTCAGCGTGTACACCATTCGCGCCAAGATCATCCTTCAGAACTTATGGCGCTTAA
- the LOC119189308 gene encoding uncharacterized protein LOC119189308 — protein sequence MSWDERVPEEDGKLFATWLSQLSAIGQLRIPRHYGPTSHERRIELHVMCDASEQAYAAVAYWRMVGQENVTLSLVAAKAKVAPRRTQTIPRLELQAAVIGARLADAVKKEHRIVAERTIYWTDSTTVIHWIRNDERRYTPFVAHRLREIAELTDKSERRWLPTTHNVDDEATRLRSDAVSEDSRWFRGPDFLLEPEQSWPTRDGSQDDEAEVLHITESPEKERWLPDPTRFSKYETLVRATARVLAFADIARRKTPHLEVGHLKRAELLLMQQAQRESFGEELQRLKSSQPVQRTSRLFKLDPVLEDGVLRVRGRIGAATVPDDAKRPVILDGRHPVTKLIVLQEHCAAGHANRERVTNDLRQKYWIIHLRPTVRTVERDCALCKVRRTKPQPPATGDLPRARLDPYHRPFSNCGVDYFGPMIVKIGRRREKRWGALFTCLTTRAIHLELAASLSTDSAIMALRRMAARRGWPKIMYSDNATNFRGADEELRAAYKEWQPELRNVGLLHRMEWRFIPPGAPNQGGAWERLVRSVKTALTVTLKEKAPSEETLRTLLAEAEHSVNSRPLTHVSVDPRDPEALTPNHFYVDRRAWRAAQALADNFWRRWIAEYLPTLVPRGESTRRVRPLRVNDVVAIADQQLPRNVWPLGIVQRTFEGPDGAIRVAEVKTKSGVFRRPVTKIVVLHPEEEAARATPGRMLATRRLRGRRDTEARRRRCLRSDVTGRRTQRD from the exons ATGTCGTGGGACGAACGGGTGCCAGAGGAAGACGGCAAGCTGTTCGCGACGTGGTTGTCGCAACTGTCGGCGATCGGTCAGTTGCGCATTCCCCGACATTATGGACCGACGAGCCACGAGCGACGCATCGAGCTCCACGTTATGTGCGACGCCAGCGAGCAGGCCTACGCAGCGGTGGCGTATTGGCGGATGGTCGGCCAAGAGAACGTTACACTCTCTTTGGTGGCCGCCAAGGCGAAGGTGGCACCGCGACGGACGCAAACGATACCCCGCCTCGAGCTGCAAGCGGCGGTAATCGGGGCGCGCCTTGCTGACGCAGTGAAGAAGGAGCATCGCATCGTGGCGGAGAGAACTATATATTGGACTGACTCCACAACAGTCATCCACTGGATCCGGAACGACGAGCGACGGTACACACCCTTCGTCGCGCATCGTCTGCGGGAGATCGCCGAGCTCACCGACAAAAGTGAGCGGCGATGGCTACCCACGACGCACAACGTCGACGATGAAGCCACTCGACTTCGGAGCGACGCCGTGAGTGAAGACAGCCGGTGGTTCCGGGGACCTGATTTCCTCCTCGAGCCCGAACAATCATGGCCCACGAGAGACGGAAGTCAGGACGACGAAGCAGAGGTCCTGCACATCACAGAGAGCCCGGAAAAGGAACGCTGGCTGCCCGACCCGACCCGCTTCTCCAAGTATGAAACATTGGTGCGAGCCACGGCGAGAGTCTTGGCGTTCGCGGACATCGCGCGACGCAAGACACCACACCTGGAAGTGGGACACCTGAAGCGGGCGGAGCTGTTATTAATGCAACAGGCGCAAAGGGAGAGCTTCGGGGAAGAGCTGCAACGATTGAAGTCTTCCCAGCCGGTACAAAGGACGAGTCGGCTATTCAAGCTGGACCCGGTGTTAGAAGATGGCGTGCTGCGAGTCCGGGGACGCATCGGAGCAGCCACAGTCCCGGATGACGCCAAACGACCGGTCATCTTGGACGGCCGACACCCCGTCACGAAGCTCATCGTGCTGCAAGAACACTGTGCCGCAGGTCACGCAAATAGGGAGCGCGTGACCAACGACCTGCGGcaaaaatattggataatacACCTGAGGCCCACCGTGCGCACCGTGGAACGAGACTGCGCACTGTGTAAGGTGCGACGCACGAAGCCGCAGCCACCGGCCACGGGAGATCTACCCCGTGCCCGCTTGGACCCGTATCATCGGCCCTTCTCCAACTGCGGAGTGGACTACTTCGGGCCGATGATAGTGAAGATCGGACGCCGGCGAGAGAAGCGTTGGGGCGCGCTGTTCACCTGTCTAACGACACGCGCCATACATCTGGAGCTCGCCGCATCCCTGTCAACGGATTCGGCCATCATGGCGTTGCGCAGGATGGCAGCAAGAAGAGGATGGCCGAAAATAATGTATTCCGACAACGCCACAAACTTCAGGGGAGCGGATGAAGAGCTACGAGCGGCCTACAAGGAGTGGCAACCCGAGCTACGCAACGTCGGGCTGCTGCATCGGATGGAGTGGCGCTTCATCCCTCCGGGCGCACCCAACCAGGGAGGTGCGTGGGAACGGTTGGTGCGATCAGTCAAAACCGCACTAACCGTCACCCTAAAGGAAAAGGCGCCGTCCGAAGAAACCCTACGGACGTTGTTGGCTGAAGCCGAACATTCAGTCAACTCAAGACCACTGACCCACGTGAGCGTCGACCCGAGGGACCCGGAGGCGCTCACGCCCAATCACTTTT ACGTCGATCGACGGGCATGGCGAGCGGCGCAGGCGTTGGCGGACAACTTCTGGCGCCGGTGGATAGCGGAGTACCTACCGACCCTGGTACCCCGCGGCGAGTCAACAAGAAGAGTTCGTCCGCTGCGCGTGAACGACGTGGTCGCCATCGCCGACCAACAGCTGCCGAGGAACGTGTGGCCGCTGGGGATCGTCCAGCGCACGTTCGAGGGACCCGACGGAGCCATACGAGTCGCTGAAGTCAAGACAAAGAGCGGCGTATTTCGACGCCCGGTGACGAAGATCGTCGTGCTGCACCCGGAGGAGGAGGCTGCGCGAGCTACGCCGGGGAGGATGTTAGCGACACGACGACTTCGCGGCCGCCGTGACACTGAGGCCCGTCGACGACGCTGCCTAAGGAGCGACGTTACGGGACGGCGGACGCAGCGGGACTGa